A part of Camelus ferus isolate YT-003-E chromosome 6, BCGSAC_Cfer_1.0, whole genome shotgun sequence genomic DNA contains:
- the ZBTB1 gene encoding zinc finger and BTB domain-containing protein 1 isoform X1 codes for MAKPSHSSYVLQQLNNQREWGFLCDCCIAIDDIYFQAHKAVLAACSSYFRMFFMNHQHSTAQLNLSNMKISAECFDLILQFMYLGKIMTAPSSFEQFKVAMNYLQLYNVPDCLEDIQDADCSSSKCSSSASSKQNSKMIFGVRMYEDTVARNGSEANRWCAEPSSTVNTPHNREPDEESLQLGTFPEPLFDVCKKSSVSKLSTPKERVSRRFGRSFTCDSCGFGFSCEKLLDEHVLTCTNRHSYQNTRSYHRIVDIRDGKDSNIKAEFGEKDSSKTFSAQTDKYRGDTSQAADDSASTTGSRKSSTVESELASEEKSRAAERKRIIIKMEPEDIPTDELKDFNIIKVTDKDCNESTDNDELEDEPEEPFYRYYVEEDVSVKKSGRKSLKPRMSINADERSGLENLRPPNDSSPVQEDTENASCELCGLTITEEDLSSHYLAKHIENICACGKCGQILVKGRQLQEHAQRCGEPQDLTMNGLGNTEEKMDMEENPDEQSEIRDMFVEMLDDFRDNHFQINSIQKKQLFKHSACPFRCPNCGQRFETENLVVEHMSSCLDQDMFKSAIMEENERDHRRKHFCNLCGKGFYQRCHLREHYTVHTKEKQFVCQTCGKQFLRERQLRLHNDMHKGMARYVCSICDQGNFRKHDHVRHMISHLSAGETICQVCFQIFPNNEQLEQHMDVHLYTCGICGAKFNLRKDMRSHYNAKHLKRT; via the coding sequence ATGGCAAAGCCCAGCCACAGCAGCTACGTCCTTCAGCAGCTAAACAACCAAAGGGAATGGGGTTTTCTCTGTGACTGTTGTATTGCGATTGATGACATTTACTTTCAAGCACACAAAGCAGTTCTAGCTGCCTGTAGCTcctattttagaatgtttttcatGAACCATCAGCACAGTACTGCACAACTGAATCTCAGCAACATGAAAATTAGTGCCGAGTGCTTTGATCTCATTTTGCAGTTTATGTATTTAGGAAAAATTATGACAGCTCCTTCCAGTTTTGAGCAGTTTAAAGTGGCAATGAACTACCTACAGCTGTACAATGTTCCTGACTGCTTAGAAGACATACAGGATGCAGATTGTTCCAGTTCAAAATGTTCATCTTCTGCTTCTAGCAAACAGAACAGCAAAATGATATTTGGGGTAAGAATGTATGAAGACACCGTAGCTAGAAATGGCAGTGAAGCCAATAGGTGGTGTGCAGAGCCAAGTTCAACAGTAAATACACCCCATAATAGAGAGCCTGATGAAGAGTCTTTGCAATTAGGTACTTTTCCTGAACCACTATTTGATGTATGTAAGAAGAGTTCTGTGTCCAAATTATCTACTCCAAAAGAACGTGTGTCACGACGCTTTGGACGGAGTTTTACCTGTGATAGTTGTGGATTTGGCTTTAGCTGTGAAAAATTATTAGATGAGCATGTGCTAACCTGTACTAACAGACATTCATACCAAAACACAAGATCCTATCACAGAATAGTGGATATTAGAGATGGGAAAGACAGTAATATCAAAGCTGAATTTGGTGAAAAGGattcttctaaaacattttctGCACAGACAGACAAATACAGAGGAGACACAAGCCAGGCTGCTGATGATTCAGCCTCAACTACTGGCAGCAGAAAAAGTAGCACAGTGGAGTCTGAACTAGCCAGCGAAGAAAAAAGCAGAGCTGCTGAGAGGAAAAGAATCATTATCAAGATGGAACCAGAAGATATTCCTACAGATGAACTGAAagattttaacattattaaagTTACCGATAAAGACTGTAACGAGTCCACTGACAATGACGAATTAGAAGACGAACCTGAAGAGCCATTTTATAGATACTACGTGGAAGAAGATGTCAGTGTTAAAAAAAGTGGGAGGAAAAGTCTGAAACCTCGGATGTCAATAAACGCTGATGAAAGAAGTGGTTTGGAAAATCTAAGGCCCCCAAACGACAGCAGTCCAGTACAAGAGGATACTGAAAACGCATCTTGTGAGCTCTGTGGGCTCACGATCACCGAGGAGGACCTGTCGTCTCACTACTTAGCCAAACACATCGAGAATATCTGCGCATGTGGTAAATGCGGACAAATACTTGTGAAGGGTAGACAGCTTCAGGAACATGCCCAGAGGTGTGGAGAACCCCAAGATCTGACGATGAACGGGTTAGGAAACACCGAGGAGAAAATGGACATGGAAGAGAATCCTGATGAGCAGTCTGAAATAAGGGATATGTTTGTTGAAATGTTGGATGATTTTCGGGACAATCATTTCCAGATAAACAGTATCCAAAAAAAGCAGTTATTTAAACATTCTGCCTGTCCTTTTCGATGTCCTAACTGTGGCCAGCgttttgaaactgaaaatctAGTAGTTGAACATATGTCTAGCTGCCTAGACCAAGACATGTTTAAGAGTGCCATCATGGAAGAGAACGAAAGAGATCACAGACGAAAGCATTTTTGTAATCTGTGTGGAAAAGGATTTTATCAGCGCTGTCACTTAAGAGAACACTATACTGTTCATACTAAGGAAAAACAGTTTGTTTGTCAGACATGTGGAAAGCAGTTTTTAAGAGAACGTCAGTTGCGCCTGCACAATGATATGCACAAAGGCATGGCCAGGTATGTCTGTTCCATTTGTGATCAAGGCAACTTCAGAAAACATGACCATGTACGGCATATGATTTCTCACTTATCTGCCGGTGAGACTATATGCCAGGTCTGCTTTCAGATATTCCCAAATAATGAACAGTTGGAACAGCACATGGATGTTCATCTGTATACATGTGGAATATGTGGAGCAAAATTTAATTTGAGGAAAGATATGAGATCACATTATAATGCCAAGCATTTGAAAAGAACATAA
- the ZBTB1 gene encoding zinc finger and BTB domain-containing protein 1 isoform X2: MAKPSHSSYVLQQLNNQREWGFLCDCCIAIDDIYFQAHKAVLAACSSYFRMFFMNHQHSTAQLNLSNMKISAECFDLILQFMYLGKIMTAPSSFEQFKVAMNYLQLYNVPDCLEDIQDADCSSSKCSSSASSKQNSKMIFGVRMYEDTVARNGSEANRWCAEPSSTVNTPHNREPDEESLQLGTFPEPLFDVCKKSSVSKLSTPKERVSRRFGRSFTCDSCGFGFSCEKLLDEHVLTCTNRHSYQNTRSYHRIVDIRDGKDSNIKAEFGEKDSSKTFSAQTDKYRGDTSQAADDSASTTGSRKSSTVESELASEEKSRAAERKRIIIKMEPEDIPTDELKDFNIIKVTDKDCNESTDNDELEDEPEEPFYRYYVEEDVSVKKSGRKSLKPRMSINADERSGLENLRPPNDSSPVQEDTENASCELCGLTITEEDLSSHYLAKHIENICACGKCGQILVKGRQLQEHAQRCGEPQDLTMNGLGNTEEKMDMEENPDEQSEIRDMFVEMLDDFRDNHFQINSIQKKQLFKHSACPFRCPNCGQRFETENLVVEHMSSCLDQDMFKSAIMEENERDHRRKHFCNLCGKGFYQRCHLREHYTVHTKEKQFVCQTCGKQFLRERQLRLHNDMHKGMASGQIGPSKPLEK, translated from the exons ATGGCAAAGCCCAGCCACAGCAGCTACGTCCTTCAGCAGCTAAACAACCAAAGGGAATGGGGTTTTCTCTGTGACTGTTGTATTGCGATTGATGACATTTACTTTCAAGCACACAAAGCAGTTCTAGCTGCCTGTAGCTcctattttagaatgtttttcatGAACCATCAGCACAGTACTGCACAACTGAATCTCAGCAACATGAAAATTAGTGCCGAGTGCTTTGATCTCATTTTGCAGTTTATGTATTTAGGAAAAATTATGACAGCTCCTTCCAGTTTTGAGCAGTTTAAAGTGGCAATGAACTACCTACAGCTGTACAATGTTCCTGACTGCTTAGAAGACATACAGGATGCAGATTGTTCCAGTTCAAAATGTTCATCTTCTGCTTCTAGCAAACAGAACAGCAAAATGATATTTGGGGTAAGAATGTATGAAGACACCGTAGCTAGAAATGGCAGTGAAGCCAATAGGTGGTGTGCAGAGCCAAGTTCAACAGTAAATACACCCCATAATAGAGAGCCTGATGAAGAGTCTTTGCAATTAGGTACTTTTCCTGAACCACTATTTGATGTATGTAAGAAGAGTTCTGTGTCCAAATTATCTACTCCAAAAGAACGTGTGTCACGACGCTTTGGACGGAGTTTTACCTGTGATAGTTGTGGATTTGGCTTTAGCTGTGAAAAATTATTAGATGAGCATGTGCTAACCTGTACTAACAGACATTCATACCAAAACACAAGATCCTATCACAGAATAGTGGATATTAGAGATGGGAAAGACAGTAATATCAAAGCTGAATTTGGTGAAAAGGattcttctaaaacattttctGCACAGACAGACAAATACAGAGGAGACACAAGCCAGGCTGCTGATGATTCAGCCTCAACTACTGGCAGCAGAAAAAGTAGCACAGTGGAGTCTGAACTAGCCAGCGAAGAAAAAAGCAGAGCTGCTGAGAGGAAAAGAATCATTATCAAGATGGAACCAGAAGATATTCCTACAGATGAACTGAAagattttaacattattaaagTTACCGATAAAGACTGTAACGAGTCCACTGACAATGACGAATTAGAAGACGAACCTGAAGAGCCATTTTATAGATACTACGTGGAAGAAGATGTCAGTGTTAAAAAAAGTGGGAGGAAAAGTCTGAAACCTCGGATGTCAATAAACGCTGATGAAAGAAGTGGTTTGGAAAATCTAAGGCCCCCAAACGACAGCAGTCCAGTACAAGAGGATACTGAAAACGCATCTTGTGAGCTCTGTGGGCTCACGATCACCGAGGAGGACCTGTCGTCTCACTACTTAGCCAAACACATCGAGAATATCTGCGCATGTGGTAAATGCGGACAAATACTTGTGAAGGGTAGACAGCTTCAGGAACATGCCCAGAGGTGTGGAGAACCCCAAGATCTGACGATGAACGGGTTAGGAAACACCGAGGAGAAAATGGACATGGAAGAGAATCCTGATGAGCAGTCTGAAATAAGGGATATGTTTGTTGAAATGTTGGATGATTTTCGGGACAATCATTTCCAGATAAACAGTATCCAAAAAAAGCAGTTATTTAAACATTCTGCCTGTCCTTTTCGATGTCCTAACTGTGGCCAGCgttttgaaactgaaaatctAGTAGTTGAACATATGTCTAGCTGCCTAGACCAAGACATGTTTAAGAGTGCCATCATGGAAGAGAACGAAAGAGATCACAGACGAAAGCATTTTTGTAATCTGTGTGGAAAAGGATTTTATCAGCGCTGTCACTTAAGAGAACACTATACTGTTCATACTAAGGAAAAACAGTTTGTTTGTCAGACATGTGGAAAGCAGTTTTTAAGAGAACGTCAGTTGCGCCTGCACAATGATATGCACAAAGGCATGGCCAG TGGTCAAATAGGGCCTTCTAAACCTCTGGAGAAGTGA